The Streptococcus pantholopis genome has a segment encoding these proteins:
- a CDS encoding MurR/RpiR family transcriptional regulator has protein sequence MFLENFKNNYDKLSVSEQEVIDYLMKQEHLESLTLKQIGSDTFLSSSTVIRACKKLGYHTFNDLRYDLRLTKEIQNQSGSSHLSSFEELKKQLTVEFTQTMSMCSEPDFDYFAENLIKARRIFCLGVGSSYMAMSDFNRKLKLVNLWSNDYFEHYSIKRIADIATQKDVVLVFSLSAKNDEVNQSIFSAKQNGAQILSITSLGNDFLSQVSDAVIYVYDAPKKHAKLRSRLMFNLVGTLLFEIILEKLQTGN, from the coding sequence ATGTTTTTAGAAAATTTCAAGAATAATTATGACAAATTATCGGTAAGCGAACAAGAAGTTATTGATTATTTAATGAAGCAAGAACATTTAGAAAGTCTCACTTTGAAGCAGATTGGCAGCGATACTTTCCTATCATCTTCTACAGTTATTCGGGCTTGCAAGAAATTAGGCTACCATACGTTTAATGATTTACGCTATGATTTAAGACTTACTAAAGAGATACAAAATCAATCAGGCAGCAGCCATTTATCTTCTTTTGAAGAACTGAAAAAGCAGCTGACGGTGGAATTTACCCAGACAATGTCAATGTGCTCAGAGCCGGATTTTGACTATTTTGCTGAAAATCTCATCAAGGCCAGAAGAATTTTTTGCCTTGGAGTAGGATCAAGTTATATGGCTATGTCAGATTTCAACAGAAAACTGAAATTAGTTAATCTTTGGTCAAACGACTATTTTGAGCATTACAGTATTAAAAGAATTGCTGATATTGCAACACAAAAAGATGTTGTCTTGGTTTTTTCATTAAGCGCCAAAAACGATGAAGTTAACCAGAGCATCTTTTCAGCTAAGCAAAACGGTGCACAAATCTTATCAATCACTAGTTTGGGGAACGACTTTCTCTCTCAGGTCAGCGATGCTGTCATATATGTTTATGATGCCCCCAAAAAACATGCTAAACTGCGTTCAAGACTGATGTTCAATCTAGTTGGAACTCTGCTATTTGAAATCATTTTAGAAAAACTGCAGACCGGTAATTAA